A genomic segment from Marmota flaviventris isolate mMarFla1 chromosome 7, mMarFla1.hap1, whole genome shotgun sequence encodes:
- the LOC114092883 gene encoding alcohol dehydrogenase E chain yields MSTAGKVIKCKAAVLWEQKKPFSIEEVEVAPPKAHEVRIKMVATGICRSDDHVVSGNLHWPLPVILGHEAAGIVESIGEGVTSVKPGDKVIPLFNPQCGKCKVCKHPEGNVCLKSSLQQPRGTLIDGTSRFTCRGKPVNHFIHTSTFCQYTVVDEMAVVKIDAASPLEKVCLIGCGFTTGYGSAVKVAKVTQGSTCAVFGLGGVGLSVIMGCKAAGASRIIGVDINKDKFAKAKEVGATECINPQDYNKPIEEVLKELSDGGVDFSFEVIGRLDTMLSALLCCQDSYGVSVIVGIPPDSQNISMNPMLLLTGRIWKGGVFGGFKSKDSIPKLVADFMAKRFSLDPLITNVLPFEKINEGFELLRSGKSIRTVLTF; encoded by the exons ATGAGCACAGCAGGCAAA GTAATAAAATGCAAAGCAGCTGTGCTTTGGGAGCAAAAGAAACCCTTTTCCATTGAAGAGGTGGAAGTTGCACCCCCTAAGGCCCATGAAGTTCGTattaag ATGGTGGCCACAGGAATCTGCCGCTCAGATGACCATGTGGTCAGTGGAAACCTCCATTGGCCTCTTCCTGTGATTTTAGGCCATGAGGCAGCTGGCATTGTAGAGAGCATTGGAGAAGGGGTGACTTCAGTAAAACCAG GTGATAAAGTCATCCCCCTCTTTAATCCCCAGTGTGGAAAATGCAAAGTTTGTAAACACCCAGAAGGCAATGTCTGTTTGAAAAGCAG TTTACAACAACCCCGGGGGACCTTGATAGATGGCACCAGCAGGTTCACCTGCAGGGGGAAGCCAGTCAACCACTTCATCCACACCAGCACCTTCTGCCAGTACACGGTGGTGGATGAGATGGCCGTGGTCAAAATTGATGCAGCATCCCCGCTGGAGAAAGTTTGCCTCATCGGCTGTGGATTTACAAccggttatggctcagcagtcaAAGTTGCCAAG GTCACCCAAGGTTCCACCTGTGCTGTATTTGGCCTGGGAGGAGTTGGCCTGTCTGTTATCATGGGCTGTAAAGCAGCTGGAGCATCCAGGATTATTGGAGTGGACATCAACAAAGACAAATTTGCAAAAGCTAAAGAAGTGGGTGCCACTGAGTGCATCAACCCTCAAGACTACAACAAGCCCATTGAGGAGGTGTTGAAGGAACTGAGTGACGGAGGTGTGGACTTTTCCTTTGAAGTCATTGGTCGGCTGGACACCATG ctttCTGCCCTGTTATGTTGTCAAGATTCATATGGTGTAAGCGTCATCGTAGGGATACCTCCTGATTCCCAAAACATCTCCATGAATCCTATGCTGCTATTGACTGGACGCATCTGGAAAGGAGGAGTTTTTGGTG GTTTTAAGAGTAAAGATTCTATTCCCAAACTTGTGGCTGATTTTATGGCTAAGAGGTTTTCACTGGATCCATTAATAACGAATGTTTtaccttttgaaaaaataaatgaaggatttGAACTGCTTCGCTCTGGAAAGAG TATCCGGACCGTCCTGACATTTTGA